A genomic region of Gemmata massiliana contains the following coding sequences:
- a CDS encoding toprim domain-containing protein, with the protein MPVEALDALPLIGFDHDDRCWTFPETDAQGNVIGILRRFVSPAPDGSNKKRMKGSRSGLTLPEGWGSCAGPVYVVEGPTDALAMHCAGLACVGRPSNTGGSALLAELLHKFPLDRPIVILGDNDQKGDGQFPGRDGAVSVATKLATSLNRSVYWALTPDGVKDVRMWLTNREGEAWPDRGRALAERVAGGLTEVAPPTTAPGENKSGAASGSPAKPPTVAEVLAQIGLSADLWHDAKQTGYATVGRVSYPVRSGAFRSFLVNSFRKRGTGKVPGSEAVSNALNVIEAAAVHDGPECPAHVRVAGHEGRVYLHLADKEFTVIEIDRAGWRECPEPPVRFCKPSGMLALPVPARGGDLNHLRAFLNVADDHTFALIRAWLVGALRPSGPFPLLVLLGEQGTAKSTTARVLKRLIDPSRAELRSELRDARDLMIGASTGWALAFDNVSHLAPWLSDALCRLSTGGAFTARALYTDGDEVIFEATRPLVLNGIEDFVTRGDLLERSVLIRHPAIPERRRRLESEFWDAFDAAHPYLLGALLDRVSAGLRELPEIRLDELPRMADFARFAVACEHGMGEEARFLDAYRENQTGAHVQALDGSSLPTALLALMRDEDQWQGAPAELLHQLDRFAPAIRPRDWPKQPNALTNKLRRLAPNLRRVHGLDVNCEGRVGGRNRTRVVRITWVPVEPGNSSSAPSAPSDPLQILESDADGGAGAVNWGPSSDRPQQDNEIAGGNARPDGADGADDGFLHPTGDHPRDEFEPVVGPEIK; encoded by the coding sequence CGTGTGCGGGACCGGTGTACGTGGTCGAGGGTCCAACGGACGCCCTGGCGATGCACTGCGCGGGGCTTGCCTGCGTGGGGCGCCCGAGCAACACCGGGGGATCGGCCCTGCTCGCGGAACTGCTCCATAAGTTCCCTCTCGACCGCCCCATTGTGATCCTCGGGGATAACGATCAGAAAGGTGATGGGCAATTCCCGGGGCGCGACGGGGCCGTGTCTGTTGCGACAAAGTTGGCCACCAGCCTGAACCGGAGTGTTTATTGGGCACTTACTCCGGACGGTGTCAAGGACGTCCGCATGTGGCTCACGAACCGGGAAGGTGAGGCCTGGCCCGATCGGGGACGGGCGCTGGCCGAACGGGTGGCCGGGGGCCTCACGGAGGTCGCTCCGCCTACCACAGCTCCCGGAGAAAACAAATCCGGAGCCGCGAGCGGGTCACCCGCAAAACCGCCCACGGTCGCCGAAGTTCTGGCCCAGATCGGGTTAAGCGCGGACCTGTGGCACGATGCCAAGCAAACCGGGTACGCGACCGTCGGGCGCGTTTCGTATCCGGTCCGATCCGGAGCGTTCCGCTCGTTCCTGGTCAATTCCTTCCGGAAGCGGGGCACCGGGAAAGTCCCCGGATCGGAGGCCGTGTCCAACGCGCTCAACGTGATCGAGGCCGCGGCCGTCCACGACGGACCCGAGTGCCCGGCCCATGTGCGCGTCGCGGGCCACGAGGGGCGTGTGTACCTGCACCTCGCCGACAAAGAATTTACGGTTATCGAGATCGACCGCGCCGGGTGGCGCGAGTGCCCCGAGCCCCCGGTGCGGTTCTGCAAGCCCAGCGGGATGCTCGCGCTACCCGTTCCGGCCCGTGGGGGCGACCTGAACCACCTGCGCGCGTTCCTCAACGTCGCGGACGATCACACGTTCGCTCTGATTCGGGCGTGGCTCGTGGGCGCCCTGCGCCCGTCTGGGCCGTTCCCGCTCCTGGTCCTGTTGGGCGAACAGGGGACCGCGAAATCGACCACCGCGCGGGTCCTCAAGCGCCTGATCGATCCGAGCAGGGCCGAACTCCGGAGCGAACTCCGGGACGCGCGGGATCTGATGATCGGAGCTTCCACCGGGTGGGCGCTGGCGTTCGACAACGTGTCGCACCTGGCTCCGTGGCTGAGTGACGCGCTGTGCCGGTTGTCCACCGGGGGCGCGTTCACCGCGCGGGCACTGTACACCGACGGGGACGAGGTCATTTTCGAGGCCACGCGCCCGCTCGTGCTCAACGGGATCGAGGACTTCGTGACCCGCGGGGACCTGTTGGAGCGGTCCGTGCTGATCCGGCACCCGGCGATCCCCGAGCGCCGGCGCCGGCTCGAATCGGAGTTCTGGGACGCGTTCGACGCCGCGCACCCGTACTTGCTGGGCGCGCTGCTCGACCGCGTTTCCGCCGGGTTAAGAGAATTGCCCGAAATTCGTCTCGACGAGTTGCCCCGAATGGCCGACTTCGCCCGGTTCGCGGTCGCGTGCGAGCACGGGATGGGGGAGGAGGCGCGGTTCCTCGATGCGTACCGAGAGAACCAAACCGGGGCGCACGTCCAGGCCCTGGACGGTTCCTCGCTGCCCACGGCGCTCCTGGCCCTCATGCGTGACGAGGACCAGTGGCAGGGGGCACCGGCCGAACTGCTCCACCAGCTGGACAGATTCGCCCCGGCCATTCGTCCCCGGGACTGGCCCAAGCAGCCGAACGCCCTGACCAATAAGCTCCGGCGCCTGGCCCCGAACCTCCGCCGGGTCCACGGCCTCGACGTCAACTGCGAGGGGCGCGTGGGCGGGCGCAACCGAACCCGGGTCGTCCGGATCACCTGGGTACCCGTTGAGCCGGGGAATTCATCGTCCGCACCGTCCGCACCGTCCGATCCACTGCAAATCCTGGAGTCGGATGCGGACGGTGGTGCGGGCGCTGTGAACTGGGGACCGTCCTCGGACCGTCCGCAACAGGATAACGAAATCGCCGGGGGAAACGCACGTCCGGACGGTGCGGACGGTGCGGACGATGGTTTTCTTCATCCGACGGGTGACCACCCCCGAGACGAGTTCGAGCCGGTCGTTGGACCGGAAATCAAATAG